In Sphingobium sp. EP60837, one genomic interval encodes:
- a CDS encoding TonB-dependent receptor, with protein sequence MAKTYGYAALHLILGVSSLAIASQAMAQEVSTTAEPGLDEIVVTAQKRAQNLQDVPIAISAISAEKIEQLGVKDSRDLSGLAPNVVITQGTTSNSAAVFSMRGISNGGSESFGVDAANGLYVDGIYIARGGAMGLNVMDIERVEVLRGPQGTLFGRNTTGGAVHFISRAPSSTFRLKAEAGYGNFNAWNGKISVDPGEIAGISTSFSYSHSERDGVIDNILQPRDSRDPGARKSDALRAAARIDLGGTGSIQYIFDWTRIKGTPLPFILTNVADGTPRPPITINGQQVVVTQQAPVAQYLAGATFANPECAALAVPSRTYRHEVCNNILSRAVDKTWGHNLQVQNDFGGFKVKSTTGYRFWNSDNVTDLDGIGAFSGPAFTNATLFNGMPASLLQFIPTIPAAARPFIAASPVPTVTQDLFDVANSRRHKQFSEEVEISGDTSTLDWVVGGFYFWEKGSENGFQNSGFILDTNSIFLANFGPLGPAFAAANPARYRMVQTRARLKYTTSAESTALYGQATFYPGGRDSGIRLTAGGRYTWDEKMMLRTQNGAAPPLAPETGRAKFSKFTWNLMAGYDVADGINLYARAATGYRSGGFNSQDPAITGTNQLGSFKPEKVTSYEIGLKSELFNRRLRFNVAAYHNIYDNLAVLGPVTNAPVGTFATRIINAGKVVYNGFEVETQAVLTDNFSLDGSLGYIDINYREFLAGQSPTPGAPPVNIAPIVTPGFTSPLTANVALNAQFPLNWGNATLRGRIGYTHEDGKYNFSSSVGSPFNEQIKGDDIDLIDAQIGIDGIPLGTGEGEVRLWVKNLTNAKDFVRSIDYGQLGFAGGYYAEPRTYGITVGAKF encoded by the coding sequence ATGGCAAAAACATATGGATATGCGGCACTGCATCTCATCCTGGGGGTCAGCAGCCTCGCTATTGCAAGTCAGGCAATGGCGCAGGAAGTCTCGACGACTGCCGAACCCGGCCTCGACGAAATCGTCGTTACCGCGCAGAAGCGGGCGCAGAATCTTCAGGACGTTCCGATTGCTATCAGCGCCATCAGCGCTGAAAAGATCGAGCAGCTAGGCGTCAAGGATAGCCGCGACCTCAGTGGCCTCGCTCCCAATGTCGTGATCACCCAGGGCACCACCAGCAACAGCGCTGCTGTCTTCTCGATGCGCGGCATTTCCAACGGCGGCAGTGAAAGCTTCGGCGTCGATGCCGCGAACGGTCTTTATGTCGATGGCATCTATATCGCCCGCGGCGGCGCCATGGGCCTTAACGTCATGGATATTGAGCGCGTCGAGGTCTTGCGCGGTCCGCAGGGCACGCTGTTCGGCCGCAATACCACGGGCGGCGCGGTGCATTTCATTTCGCGTGCGCCTTCTTCGACCTTCCGTTTGAAGGCCGAGGCCGGCTATGGCAATTTCAACGCCTGGAATGGCAAGATCTCCGTCGATCCGGGTGAGATTGCAGGCATTTCGACCAGCTTCTCCTACAGCCATAGCGAGCGCGACGGGGTGATCGACAATATCCTGCAGCCTCGCGATTCTCGCGACCCGGGTGCGCGCAAGTCGGACGCGCTGCGCGCCGCGGCTCGCATTGACCTGGGCGGCACCGGCAGCATCCAATATATTTTCGACTGGACCCGGATCAAAGGCACGCCGCTGCCCTTCATCCTGACCAACGTCGCGGATGGCACTCCCCGCCCGCCGATCACCATCAACGGTCAGCAGGTTGTCGTGACCCAGCAGGCGCCGGTCGCCCAATATCTGGCGGGCGCAACCTTCGCCAATCCCGAATGTGCCGCGTTGGCCGTGCCGTCGCGCACCTATCGCCACGAAGTGTGCAACAACATCTTGAGCCGCGCCGTCGATAAGACCTGGGGCCATAATCTTCAGGTGCAGAACGACTTCGGCGGCTTCAAGGTGAAGTCCACCACCGGCTACCGTTTCTGGAACAGCGACAATGTGACGGATCTGGACGGGATCGGCGCCTTTTCCGGCCCGGCCTTCACCAATGCCACGCTGTTCAACGGCATGCCCGCCTCGCTGCTGCAATTCATTCCGACGATCCCGGCGGCCGCACGGCCCTTCATCGCCGCTTCCCCGGTTCCCACAGTTACGCAGGATCTGTTCGACGTCGCCAACAGCCGCCGTCACAAGCAGTTTAGTGAGGAAGTCGAAATCTCCGGCGACACCAGCACGCTCGATTGGGTCGTGGGCGGCTTTTATTTCTGGGAGAAGGGGTCTGAGAATGGCTTCCAGAATAGCGGCTTCATCCTCGACACCAACAGCATCTTCCTCGCCAATTTCGGACCGCTCGGCCCGGCTTTCGCCGCCGCCAACCCGGCCCGCTATCGGATGGTGCAAACGCGCGCGCGCCTCAAATACACGACCTCGGCCGAAAGCACTGCGCTTTATGGTCAGGCGACCTTCTACCCCGGCGGTCGGGACAGCGGCATCCGCTTGACCGCAGGCGGCCGCTACACTTGGGACGAAAAGATGATGCTGCGTACCCAGAATGGCGCAGCGCCGCCGCTCGCACCGGAAACCGGTCGCGCGAAGTTCAGCAAGTTCACCTGGAACCTGATGGCGGGCTATGACGTCGCGGACGGCATCAACCTCTATGCACGCGCGGCCACCGGCTATCGCTCGGGCGGCTTCAATTCGCAGGACCCGGCGATCACCGGCACCAATCAACTCGGCAGCTTCAAGCCGGAAAAGGTGACGTCCTACGAAATCGGGCTGAAGAGCGAGCTGTTCAACCGCCGCCTGCGCTTCAACGTCGCAGCCTATCATAATATCTATGATAATCTCGCTGTGCTCGGCCCTGTCACCAATGCGCCGGTCGGCACCTTCGCCACCCGGATCATCAATGCAGGCAAGGTCGTCTATAACGGTTTTGAAGTCGAAACCCAGGCCGTCCTGACCGACAACTTCTCACTCGACGGCAGCCTTGGCTATATCGACATCAATTATAGAGAGTTCCTGGCGGGCCAATCGCCCACGCCCGGTGCACCGCCCGTCAACATCGCGCCAATCGTGACGCCTGGCTTCACCTCGCCGCTGACAGCCAATGTGGCGCTCAATGCACAATTCCCTCTGAACTGGGGCAACGCCACGCTGCGGGGCCGCATCGGATATACGCATGAGGATGGCAAATATAATTTCAGCAGCTCGGTGGGCTCGCCCTTCAATGAACAGATCAAGGGCGATGATATCGACCTGATCGACGCTCAGATCGGCATTGACGGCATCCCGCTCGGCACCGGCGAAGGCGAAGTGCGCCTGTGGGTAAAGAACCTCACCAACGCCAAGGATTTCGTCCGCAGCATCGACTATGGCCAACTCGGCTTTGCCGGCGGCTATTATGCTGAGCCACGCACCTATGGCATCACCGTCGGCGCAAAATTCTGA
- a CDS encoding SDR family NAD(P)-dependent oxidoreductase produces the protein MSEDFEGRVAIITGGSDGIGLATAALLAKRGAQVVICGRRQALLDNARERIMAQGGRVNAVQLDVSDSAALDAMIAGTAEEFGRLDMLVNNAMSTHYAPIAKLTLDHWRKDFAVNCDAAFVSTKAAMKVMAAAGKGSIVNIASTCGIRATVNMASYSASKAALVHFTAAAAMEGAPLGIRVNAIIPGQVQTVPTEQFSALSADTAERTTAAIPMQRGGQPEELAQAIVFMLSDAASYITGTALPVDGGKAAQLYMPS, from the coding sequence ATGAGCGAGGATTTTGAAGGGCGCGTCGCCATTATAACGGGCGGCAGCGACGGCATCGGCCTAGCCACCGCCGCCCTGTTGGCTAAGCGCGGCGCGCAAGTGGTCATCTGCGGACGGCGGCAAGCGCTGCTCGATAACGCACGCGAACGGATCATGGCGCAAGGCGGCCGGGTAAATGCGGTCCAGCTCGACGTCTCCGATAGCGCAGCGCTGGACGCCATGATCGCAGGAACGGCGGAGGAATTCGGCCGTCTCGACATGCTCGTGAACAATGCGATGTCCACCCATTATGCGCCGATAGCCAAGCTGACCCTCGACCATTGGCGCAAGGATTTCGCCGTGAATTGCGACGCAGCGTTCGTCAGCACCAAGGCGGCGATGAAGGTCATGGCGGCAGCGGGAAAAGGATCGATCGTCAATATCGCCTCCACCTGCGGCATCCGCGCGACCGTGAACATGGCAAGTTATTCCGCGTCCAAGGCGGCGCTGGTGCATTTCACCGCCGCCGCTGCGATGGAGGGCGCACCGCTCGGCATCCGGGTCAACGCAATCATCCCCGGCCAGGTCCAAACCGTACCGACGGAACAGTTCTCCGCATTGTCGGCAGACACTGCGGAGCGGACGACAGCCGCCATCCCCATGCAGCGCGGCGGACAGCCTGAAGAACTGGCGCAGGCGATCGTCTTCATGCTGTCCGATGCGGCAAGTTACATAACCGGCACGGCTCTGCCGGTAGATGGAGGGAAAGCGGCCCAACTATACATGCCGTCCTGA
- a CDS encoding right-handed parallel beta-helix repeat-containing protein, whose translation MFKTLGTASLLTLFWSAGYVTAAQAETYYISSTKGDDSFTGTSPAQPWRSLSRISSFPLQPGDNVVLTAGSVWREPLTITRSGSEKAPIMVASAGDGPRARIDAGGISPHGVGVINAEYVSISGLEVTNNAPSPAQRTGVLVSTEDRGVTRGIRITDMYIHDVRGTNERKDNGGIVFRAAGQRVPTRFHDLTIERNIIWRVDRSGIAGISDQVTSLNWFPSEKVVIRDNYVEDVGGDGIVPRGTNGALIEHNIVRYAGSRAPGYNAGIWQWSTDNSLIQLNEAAYTRTRYDGQGFDSDFNSRRTTFLYNYSHDNAGGFLLICSPKQDEKGNIGNHGTTARFNVSRNDGTRIFQIAGNVSDALVEKNVIHVGKAMDVQMVVATQWDGWARKVRFKDNVFKVAGKARYGSEIGRSGPDYLIKAGFDPAESIRFKGNSYFGSHVDAPVDGGGRVEAVYEEQPSDWQAPAFDPAKPEGFSDYLTRHRSWMITMLRRELGSFVELKQPKRLRVSEARR comes from the coding sequence TTGTTCAAAACCCTCGGAACTGCCTCTCTCCTCACACTCTTCTGGTCCGCCGGGTACGTTACCGCAGCGCAAGCGGAGACCTATTATATCAGCTCCACCAAGGGCGATGACAGCTTCACCGGCACATCGCCTGCGCAGCCATGGCGGTCCCTGTCGCGCATCTCATCCTTCCCGCTCCAGCCTGGCGACAATGTGGTGCTGACGGCAGGGTCCGTCTGGCGCGAACCGCTCACCATCACGCGTTCGGGTAGTGAGAAGGCGCCGATCATGGTCGCTTCGGCCGGGGATGGCCCCCGAGCGCGCATCGATGCGGGAGGCATTTCCCCGCATGGCGTCGGCGTGATCAATGCGGAATATGTCTCGATCAGCGGGCTGGAGGTGACGAACAACGCCCCCTCCCCCGCGCAACGCACCGGCGTCCTTGTGTCGACGGAGGACCGTGGCGTGACGCGCGGCATTCGCATCACTGACATGTATATCCACGACGTGCGCGGCACCAACGAACGCAAGGATAATGGCGGCATCGTCTTCCGCGCAGCAGGGCAACGGGTGCCCACACGCTTTCACGACCTTACGATCGAGCGCAACATCATCTGGCGCGTCGATCGATCCGGCATCGCGGGGATCAGCGATCAGGTGACATCGCTCAACTGGTTCCCCAGCGAAAAGGTCGTCATCCGCGACAATTATGTGGAGGATGTCGGCGGCGACGGCATCGTACCCCGGGGCACGAATGGGGCGCTCATCGAGCATAATATCGTGCGTTATGCGGGTAGCCGCGCGCCTGGCTATAATGCGGGCATCTGGCAATGGAGCACCGACAACAGCCTGATCCAGCTCAACGAAGCCGCCTATACCCGTACCCGCTATGACGGCCAGGGGTTCGATTCAGACTTCAATTCCCGGCGCACGACCTTCCTTTACAATTACAGCCACGACAATGCCGGGGGCTTCCTGCTCATCTGCTCGCCCAAACAGGATGAAAAGGGCAATATTGGCAACCACGGAACGACGGCTCGCTTCAATGTCAGCCGCAATGACGGGACGCGCATCTTCCAGATTGCGGGCAATGTGTCCGATGCGCTGGTTGAAAAAAATGTCATCCATGTCGGCAAGGCGATGGATGTGCAGATGGTGGTAGCAACCCAATGGGACGGGTGGGCGCGCAAGGTCCGGTTCAAGGACAATGTCTTCAAGGTTGCTGGCAAGGCGCGCTATGGCAGCGAGATCGGTCGCAGCGGCCCCGATTATCTGATCAAGGCCGGCTTTGATCCCGCAGAATCCATCCGCTTCAAGGGCAACAGCTATTTCGGCAGCCACGTCGATGCGCCGGTCGATGGCGGCGGCCGGGTCGAAGCCGTCTATGAAGAACAGCCCTCCGACTGGCAGGCGCCTGCCTTCGATCCTGCAAAGCCGGAAGGCTTTTCGGACTATCTGACCCGGCACCGCAGCTGGATGATCACCATGCTCCGCCGCGAATTGGGCTCGTTCGTCGAATTGAAACAGCCCAAACGGCTCCGCGTGTCGGAGGCGCGGCGATAA
- a CDS encoding class I adenylate-forming enzyme family protein produces MSKIDPIFAAVTAPGTPFEIGEQEGLRFFVNAPSDLNQLIESARRFGEQTCIVDRDGPEGERRLSYTEVFAWRDRLAAHLEIGRGDRVAICMRNRAEWMVAFLAVMKLGGVAVLLNSRGSAAELAAMVEEVTPALVLADADRAVLLRDGGYDGRLLDVTQPLEDRGDAAGDGLIAKPGDPCAILFTSGTTGRVKGAVLSHRSLITGLLGTQLTGSMVLHNMAREYGMPVETLAAQVPPQAILLVYPLFHISGLGSGFLAPLLSGGKIVIMRRWDAEEAVHVIEREKVTQFSTVPTMLWDMVNRARLEDADLSSIRNIGSGGQALPLNLLEEVRKLCPHSMLGTGYGMTETSGAIAQAVGADFLAARTSAGRVLPLVDLRIEREDGTVCGPNQTGEIIVRSAMIMSGYWNRPEDTAKTFTADGWLRTGDIGYQDEDGYIFIVDRAKDMVISGGENIYCAEVERVLSEMPQITECATFGVADDRLGEALVAVVQAKGLDERSIINWVGERLAPYKAPVRVAFSSEPLPRNQSEKIDKIALRALWPQLAANN; encoded by the coding sequence ATGAGCAAGATCGATCCTATTTTCGCGGCGGTCACCGCGCCGGGCACGCCCTTCGAAATCGGCGAGCAAGAAGGGCTGCGTTTCTTCGTGAACGCGCCTTCCGACCTCAACCAACTGATCGAAAGCGCACGCCGTTTCGGTGAGCAGACCTGCATCGTCGATCGCGACGGCCCAGAAGGCGAGCGTCGGCTGAGCTATACCGAAGTCTTCGCATGGCGGGACAGGCTGGCCGCGCATTTGGAGATCGGTCGGGGCGACCGCGTCGCCATCTGCATGCGCAACCGGGCGGAATGGATGGTCGCCTTTCTGGCGGTGATGAAGCTTGGCGGGGTTGCGGTTTTGCTCAACAGCCGGGGTTCTGCGGCTGAACTGGCGGCGATGGTGGAGGAGGTTACCCCCGCCCTGGTGCTGGCCGACGCGGACCGCGCGGTTCTGCTGCGCGACGGCGGCTATGACGGCCGATTGCTGGACGTGACGCAGCCGCTGGAGGATCGTGGCGATGCGGCTGGCGACGGCCTGATCGCCAAGCCGGGCGATCCTTGCGCCATTCTCTTCACCTCAGGCACGACCGGAAGGGTCAAGGGCGCGGTGTTATCTCACCGGAGCCTGATCACCGGGCTTTTGGGCACGCAACTCACTGGCTCCATGGTGCTGCACAATATGGCGCGTGAATATGGCATGCCGGTGGAGACGCTGGCAGCGCAGGTGCCGCCCCAGGCCATTTTGCTCGTCTATCCGCTATTTCATATTTCAGGGTTGGGCTCTGGCTTCCTCGCGCCGCTGCTGTCGGGCGGCAAGATTGTGATCATGCGGCGTTGGGATGCGGAAGAGGCGGTGCACGTCATCGAGCGCGAGAAGGTGACGCAGTTTTCTACCGTTCCCACCATGTTGTGGGACATGGTCAATCGTGCCCGGCTGGAGGACGCCGACCTAAGCTCGATCCGCAACATCGGTTCGGGCGGTCAGGCGCTGCCGCTCAATCTGTTGGAGGAGGTGCGGAAGCTGTGTCCGCATTCGATGCTCGGGACCGGCTATGGTATGACCGAAACATCGGGCGCGATCGCGCAGGCGGTGGGGGCAGACTTTTTGGCGGCGCGGACTTCGGCGGGGCGGGTTTTGCCGCTGGTCGATCTGCGGATCGAGCGGGAGGACGGGACCGTCTGCGGCCCCAATCAGACCGGCGAGATCATCGTGCGCAGCGCCATGATCATGAGCGGATACTGGAACCGGCCGGAGGATACGGCCAAGACCTTCACGGCAGACGGTTGGCTGCGCACGGGCGACATCGGTTATCAGGATGAGGATGGCTATATCTTCATCGTCGATCGGGCGAAAGACATGGTCATCTCCGGCGGCGAGAATATCTATTGCGCCGAGGTCGAGCGGGTGCTGAGCGAAATGCCGCAGATCACCGAATGCGCCACGTTCGGCGTTGCCGACGACCGACTGGGCGAGGCGCTGGTCGCCGTGGTGCAGGCCAAGGGACTGGACGAACGCAGCATCATCAATTGGGTGGGGGAGCGGCTGGCGCCTTACAAAGCGCCGGTTAGGGTCGCCTTTTCGAGCGAGCCGCTGCCGCGCAACCAATCTGAGAAAATCGACAAGATCGCGCTGCGCGCGCTGTGGCCGCAACTGGCCGCGAACAACTGA